A window of Labeo rohita strain BAU-BD-2019 unplaced genomic scaffold, IGBB_LRoh.1.0 scaffold_113, whole genome shotgun sequence contains these coding sequences:
- the LOC127157610 gene encoding LOW QUALITY PROTEIN: olfactory receptor 52E8-like (The sequence of the model RefSeq protein was modified relative to this genomic sequence to represent the inferred CDS: deleted 2 bases in 1 codon) gives MSSLSVIVPQNISIVRPEYFFITGLSDIPYNSYYHIFLFTVYFKTVLGNSIVLLIIAFKRSLHSPKYFAVFNLALGDIGVTSAVIPNMMKTFFFDSQYISYNACLANMFFVNLFITVQSFTLVVMAYDRFIAICFPLRYHAIVNNTVMTLVFLVLWVFNTFVVALPVSLVTRLSFCKSNVIQSFYCDYGPVFRLACNGNSINTFITNLSAVLFLVTPLFIIVLSYLGIFFALSKITTWEARLKALKTCVSHLLLVGSFFLPVIFIVIASSITSLTPNAKVISTSLSFTLPPMLNPIIYVLNTAEIRVLFRKVLKNRSVAIRKNITK, from the exons ATGAGTTCTTTAAGTGTAATTGTTCCCCAGAATATCTCCATTGTTCGTCCTGAATACTTTTTCATCACTGGACTTTCAGATATACCGTACAACAGTTATTAccatattttcttatttacggtttattttaaaactgtactTGGGAACTCTATAGTCCTTCTCATTATTGCTTTTAAACGAAGTTTGCACAGTCCTAAATACTTTGCTGTGTTTAACTTGGCCTTGGGTGATATTGGTGTAACCAGTGCAGTGATTCCTAACATgatgaagactttttttttt gactcaCAGTACATCTCCTACAATGCTTGTTtggcaaacatgttttttgtaaaCCTCTTTATTACTGTGCAAAGTTTTACTCTTGTCGTTATGGCATATGATCGCTTCATTGCAATTTGCTTTCCATTAAGATATCATGCCATAGTGAATAATACTGTCATGACCTTAGTGTTTTTAGTATTATGGGTATTTAACACTTTTGTGGTGGCTCTGCCAGTGTCTTTGGTCACTCGACTTTCATTTTGTAAATCCAATGTAATACAGAGCTTTTATTGTGATTATGGACCAGTGTTTAGGTTGGCATGCAATGGCAATAGCATTAATACGTTTATAACAAACCTCAGTGCAGTTTTATTCCTTGTAACACCATTGTTCATTATAGTCCTTTCATATCTGGGAATTTTTTTTGCCTTAAGTAAAATAACAACTTGGGAAGCACGTTTAAAAGCACTGAAGACCTGTGTTTCTCACCTTTTGTTAGTTGGATCATTCTTTCTTCCTGTAATATTTATTGTCATTGCTTCATCAATTACTTCTCTTACTCCCAATGCCAAAGTCATCAGCACATCTCTTTCATTTACTCTTCCACCAATGCTAAATcccattatttatgttttaaacacaGCTGAAATCAGAGTCTTGTTTCGAAAAGTGCTTAAAAACAGATCTGTAGCAATTAGAAAGAACATTACAAAATGA